In Lutra lutra chromosome 13, mLutLut1.2, whole genome shotgun sequence, one genomic interval encodes:
- the SLC31A2 gene encoding probable low affinity copper uptake protein 2 codes for MHFIFSNEVVLLFDFWSVHSPAGMALSVVVVLLLAVLYESIKVGKAKLLYQAAVSLSIPTSQLTEETDQDSSGSDSPPVSRTRLRWFFCHFGQSLIHVVQVVIGYFMMLAVMSYNTWIFFGVILGSAVGYYLAYPLLSMV; via the exons aTGCATTTCATCTTCTCCAATGAGGTGGTGCTTCTGTTTGATTTCTGGAGTGTCCACAGTCCTGCAG GCATGGCCCTTTCGGTAGTGGTGGTCCTGCTCCTGGCTGTGTTGTATGAAAGCATCAAGGTTGGCAAAGCCAAGCTGCTCTACCAGGCCGCCGTGAGCCTGTCCATCCCCACCAGCCAGCTCACTGAGGAGACAGACCAGGATTCTTCTGGCTCAGACTCACCCCCGGTCAGCAGAACCCGCCTCAG GTGGTTTTTCTGTCACTTCGGCCAGTCTCTAATCCACGTTGTTCAGGTGGTCATAGGCTACTTCATGATGCTGGCCGTCATGTCGTACAACACGTGGATCTTCTTCGGCGTGATCCTTGGCTCTGCTGTGGGCTACTACCTGGCCTACCCGCTCCTCAGCATGGTTTAG